The following are from one region of the Camarhynchus parvulus chromosome 3, STF_HiC, whole genome shotgun sequence genome:
- the GPATCH11 gene encoding G patch domain-containing protein 11 isoform X1, which translates to MEGDEEEDYMSDLFIKQDVRPGLPMVRRVKEAIQKEEKQKEANEKNRQKSIKEEEKERRDLVLKSALGNENKGFALLQKMGYKSGQALGKSGEGIVEPIPLNIKTGRSGLGHEELKKRKAEEKLENYRQKLHMKKQANEQAADQFRIRFKTKQEERKMEGDLRKSQRACQQLDMQKDIDVPKETWFWIEPEEEDKKGEEDKEDECTSSDLSVSEKLHILTAYLREEHFYCIWCGTTYEDSEDLSSNCPGDSAADHD; encoded by the exons ATGGAGGGAGATGAAGAGGAAGACTATATGtctgatttatttattaa ACAGGATGTCAGGCCAGGCTTGCCCATGGTGAGGCGCGTGAAGGAAGCTattcagaaagaagaaaagcaaaaagaagccAATGAGAAGAACAGAcaaaaaagcataaaagaagaagaaaaagagagacgTGACTTGGTGCTGAAAAGTGCATTGGGCAATGAGAACAAAGGCTTTGCTTTGCTCCAGAAGATGGGCTACAAGAGTGGCCAGGCCCTTGGCAAAAGTG gAGAAGGCATTGTTGAACCTATTCCTCTGAACATAAAAACAG GCAGAAGTGGGCTTGGTCATGAGGAATTAAAAAAGcgaaaagctgaagaaaaactggaaaactaTAGACAAAAACTCCATATGAAAAAACAAGCCAATGAACAAGCTGCAGATCAGTTCAG AATAAgattcaaaaccaaacaagaagaACGTAAGATGGAAGGGGACCTGCGAAAAAGCCAGAGGGCCTGCCAGCAACTAGACATGCAAAAA GATATTGATGTTCCCAAGGAGACTTGGTTTTGGATAGAACCTGAAGAGGAAGACAAAAAGGGTGAGGAAGACAAGGAAGATGAATGCACAAGCTCAGACTTAAGT GTATCAGAAAAGCTGCACATCCTGACGGCCTACTTGAGAGAGGAGCACTTCTATTGCATTTGGTGTGGAACAACCTATGAAG
- the GPATCH11 gene encoding G patch domain-containing protein 11 isoform X2 — protein sequence MKRKTICLIYLLSKQDVRPGLPMVRRVKEAIQKEEKQKEANEKNRQKSIKEEEKERRDLVLKSALGNENKGFALLQKMGYKSGQALGKSGEGIVEPIPLNIKTGRSGLGHEELKKRKAEEKLENYRQKLHMKKQANEQAADQFRIRFKTKQEERKMEGDLRKSQRACQQLDMQKDIDVPKETWFWIEPEEEDKKGEEDKEDECTSSDLSVSEKLHILTAYLREEHFYCIWCGTTYEDSEDLSSNCPGDSAADHD from the exons ATGAAGAGGAAGACTATATGtctgatttatttattaagtaa ACAGGATGTCAGGCCAGGCTTGCCCATGGTGAGGCGCGTGAAGGAAGCTattcagaaagaagaaaagcaaaaagaagccAATGAGAAGAACAGAcaaaaaagcataaaagaagaagaaaaagagagacgTGACTTGGTGCTGAAAAGTGCATTGGGCAATGAGAACAAAGGCTTTGCTTTGCTCCAGAAGATGGGCTACAAGAGTGGCCAGGCCCTTGGCAAAAGTG gAGAAGGCATTGTTGAACCTATTCCTCTGAACATAAAAACAG GCAGAAGTGGGCTTGGTCATGAGGAATTAAAAAAGcgaaaagctgaagaaaaactggaaaactaTAGACAAAAACTCCATATGAAAAAACAAGCCAATGAACAAGCTGCAGATCAGTTCAG AATAAgattcaaaaccaaacaagaagaACGTAAGATGGAAGGGGACCTGCGAAAAAGCCAGAGGGCCTGCCAGCAACTAGACATGCAAAAA GATATTGATGTTCCCAAGGAGACTTGGTTTTGGATAGAACCTGAAGAGGAAGACAAAAAGGGTGAGGAAGACAAGGAAGATGAATGCACAAGCTCAGACTTAAGT GTATCAGAAAAGCTGCACATCCTGACGGCCTACTTGAGAGAGGAGCACTTCTATTGCATTTGGTGTGGAACAACCTATGAAG